One part of the Arabidopsis thaliana chromosome 4, partial sequence genome encodes these proteins:
- a CDS encoding Mo25 family protein (Mo25 family protein; FUNCTIONS IN: binding; INVOLVED IN: biological_process unknown; LOCATED IN: plasma membrane; EXPRESSED IN: 22 plant structures; EXPRESSED DURING: 13 growth stages; CONTAINS InterPro DOMAIN/s: Mo25-like (InterPro:IPR013878), Armadillo-type fold (InterPro:IPR016024); BEST Arabidopsis thaliana protein match is: Mo25 family protein (TAIR:AT5G47540.1); Has 574 Blast hits to 572 proteins in 189 species: Archae - 0; Bacteria - 0; Metazoa - 219; Fungi - 142; Plants - 154; Viruses - 0; Other Eukaryotes - 59 (source: NCBI BLink).) produces MRGLFKSKPRTPADIVRQTRDLLLYADRSNSFPDLRESKREEKMVELSKSIRDLKLILYGNSEAEPVAEACAQLTQEFFKADTLRRLLTSLPNLNLEARKDATQVVANLQRQQVNSRLIAADYLESNIDLMDFLVDGFENTDMALHYGTMFRECIRHQIVAKYVLDSEHVKKFFYYIQLPNFDIAADAAATFKELLTRHKSTVAEFLIKNEDWFFADYNSKLLESTNYITRRQAIKLLGDILLDRSNSAVMTKYVSSMDNLRILMNLLRESSKTIQIEAFHVFKLFVANQNKPSDIANILVANRNKLLRLLADIKPDKEDERFDADKAQVVREIANLKLRELA; encoded by the exons ATGAGAGGTCTTTTCAAATCCAAACCGCGGACTCCCGCTGATATTGTTCGTCAGACTCGCGATCTCCTCCTCTACGCCGATCGATCCAACTCCTTCCCTGACCTTCGAGAGTCCAAACGCGAGGAAAag ATGGTGGAACTAAGTAAGAGCATACGAGATTTGAAGTTGATTCTATATGGAAACAGTGAGGCTGAGCCTGTTGCTGAAGCTTGTGCTCAGTTGACTCAGGAGTTCTTTAAGGCTGATACTCTTCGCCGTTTGCTCACTTCTCTTCCTAATTTGAACTTGGAG GCGAGGAAAGATGCTACACAAGTTGTTGCAAATCTTCAGAGGCAACAAGTCAATTCACGTCTTATTGCTGCTGATTATCTTGAATCCAACATTGATCTTATGGATTTTCTAGTTGATGG GTTTGAAAACACCGATATGGCGTTACACTATGGTACTATGTTTAGAGAGTGCATCCGTCATCAGATTGTTGCAAA ATATGTTTTGGACTCGGAGCACGTGAAGAAGTTTTTTTACTACATACAGCTTCCCAATTTCGACATTGCTGCTGATGCTGCTGCAACTTTTAAG GAACTTCTGACAAGGCACAAGTCTACAGTTGCTGAGTTTCTCATTAAGAATGAAGACTGG TTTTTTGCAGACTACAACTCAAAGCTTCTTGAATCAACTAATTATATTACCCGACGGCAAGCTATTAAG TTGTTGGGCGATATATTATTGGATAGGTCAAATTCGGCTGTGATGACGAAGTATGTGAGCTCGATGGATAACTTGAGGATTCTGATGAATCTTCTCAGA GAATCAAGCAAGACTATTCAGATAGAAGCTTTCCATGTTTTCAAG CTGTTTGTAGCGAACCAAAACAAGCCTTCAGACATCGCCAACATTCTGGTGGCAAACAGAAACAAGCTTCTGAGATTGTTGGCTGATATCAAGCCGGACAAAG AGGACGAGAGGTTTGACGCAGACAAAGCTCAGGTTGTGAGAGAGATTGCAAACCTTAAGCTGCGAGAGCTTGCTTGA
- a CDS encoding Lactate/malate dehydrogenase family protein (Lactate/malate dehydrogenase family protein; FUNCTIONS IN: in 6 functions; INVOLVED IN: response to salt stress, response to abscisic acid stimulus; LOCATED IN: plasma membrane; EXPRESSED IN: 24 plant structures; EXPRESSED DURING: 13 growth stages; CONTAINS InterPro DOMAIN/s: L-lactate dehydrogenase (InterPro:IPR011304), Lactate/malate dehydrogenase, C-terminal (InterPro:IPR022383), NAD(P)-binding domain (InterPro:IPR016040), L-lactate/malate dehydrogenase (InterPro:IPR001557), Lactate/malate dehydrogenase, N-terminal (InterPro:IPR001236), L-lactate dehydrogenase, active site (InterPro:IPR018177), Lactate dehydrogenase/glycoside hydrolase, family 4, C-terminal (InterPro:IPR015955); BEST Arabidopsis thaliana protein match is: peroxisomal NAD-malate dehydrogenase 1 (TAIR:AT2G22780.1); Has 16816 Blast hits to 16800 proteins in 5066 species: Archae - 248; Bacteria - 11859; Metazoa - 1173; Fungi - 517; Plants - 405; Viruses - 0; Other Eukaryotes - 2614 (source: NCBI BLink).) — protein MEKNASTSSLKDLGPSGLDLTSAFFKPIHNSDPSLPSNRRTKVSVVGVGNVGMAIAQTILTQDLADEIALVDAKPDKLRGEMLDLQHAAAFLPRTKITASVDYEVTAGSDLCIVTAGARQNPGESRLNLLQRNVALFRHIIPPLAKASPDSILIIVSNPVDVLTYVAWKLSGFPVNRVLGSGTNLDSSRFRFLIADHLDVNAQDVQAFIVGEHGDSSVALWSSISVGGIPVLSFLEKNQIAYEKQTLEDIHQAVVGSAYEVIGLKGYTSWAIGYSVANLARTILRDQRKIHPVTVLARGFYGVDGGDVFLSLPALLGRNGVVAVTNVHMTDEEAEKLQKSAKTILEMQSQLGL, from the exons atgGAGAAGAACGCATCGACTTCGTCGTTGAAGGACTTGGGTCCGAGTGGTCTAGATCTAACCAGCGCCTTTTTCAAACCGATCCACAACTCCGATCCTTCTCTCCCTTCAAACCGACGTACCAAAGTCTCCGTCGTCGGAGTCGGAAACGTCGGAATGGCCATAGCTCAAACCATCCTCACTCAAGATCTCGCAGACGAGATCGCTCTCGTTGACGCCAAACCCGATAAGCTTCGTGGCGAAATGCTTGATCTCCAACACGCCGCTGCTTTCCTCCCTCGAACTAAGATCACCGCTTCTGTTGATTACGAAGTCACCGCTGGATCTGATCTTTGTATCGTCACTGCTGGTGCTAGACAGAATCCAGGCGAGTCTAGACTCAATTTGCTTCAGAGGAACGTCGCTCTCTTCCGTCATATCATTCCTCCACTCGCTAAAGCTTCTCCTGATTCTATATTGATCATTGTTTCTAATCCCGTTGATGTTTTGACTTACGTTGCTTGGAAACTCTCTGGCTTTCCGGTGAATCGGGTGCTTGGATCTGGTACTAATCTCGATTCTTCTCGGTTCCGATTCTTAATCGCAGATCATCTCGACGTTAATGCTCAGGATGTACAG GCATTTATTGTGGGAGAGCATGGAGACAGCTCAGTGGCATTGTGGTCAAGCATTAGTGTTGGAGGCATTCCTGTCTTAAGCTTTTTGGAGAAGAACCAGATAGCTTACGAGAAACAAACTCTTGAGGATATCCACCAAGCTGTTGTTGGTAGCGCCTATGAAGTGATTGGACTCAAGGGTTACACTTCTTGGGCCATTGGCTACTCAGTTGCTAATCTGGCTCGTACTATCCTCCGTGACCAGCGCAAGATCCACCCGGTTACTGTTCTTGCTCGTGGATTTTATGGTGTTGATGGTGGTGATGTTTTCCTCAGTCTTCCGGCTTTGCTTGGAAGGAATGGTGTGGTTGCTGTGACCAATGTGCATATGACTGATGAAGAGGCTGAGAAGCTGCAGAAATCGGCAAAGACTATATTGGAGATGCAGAGCCAATTGGGACTTTGA
- a CDS encoding RING/U-box superfamily protein (RING/U-box superfamily protein; FUNCTIONS IN: zinc ion binding; EXPRESSED IN: 19 plant structures; EXPRESSED DURING: 11 growth stages; CONTAINS InterPro DOMAIN/s: Zinc finger, RING-type (InterPro:IPR001841), Zinc finger, C3HC4 RING-type (InterPro:IPR018957); BEST Arabidopsis thaliana protein match is: RING/U-box superfamily protein (TAIR:AT5G47610.1); Has 30201 Blast hits to 17322 proteins in 780 species: Archae - 12; Bacteria - 1396; Metazoa - 17338; Fungi - 3422; Plants - 5037; Viruses - 0; Other Eukaryotes - 2996 (source: NCBI BLink).) has product MRLLLSSDPQPELTSTCTSHSCGWKPYSHSNDFAANAFLLLIILFCSFICVLSLHAAIRCCLRPVLQHVPKPDPDLEATHPDAPPTLVYSPGLNLAGNEAECIICLSEFQDGDTLRVLERCKHGFHVYCIQKWLSSSHSSCPTCRTNIFSSPPQLHSQSLPLTSTP; this is encoded by the coding sequence ATGCGGCTGCTGCTATCATCTGATCCCCAACCCGAACTTACGTCTACATGTACCTCTCATAGTTGCGGCTGGAAGCCTTACTCTCATTCCAATGACTTTGCTGCCAACGCGTTCCTCCttctcatcatcctcttctgtTCTTTCATATGCGTCCTCTCTCTCCACGCTGCTATCCGTTGTTGCCTCCGTCCAGTCCTCCAACATGTCCCTAAGCCCGACCCGGACCTTGAGGCCACCCATCCAGACGCTCCCCCGACACTTGTCTACTCCCCGGGCCTAAACCTAGCAGGCAATGAAGCAGAGTGCATCATTTGTTTGTCTGAATTCCAAGACGGTGACACCTTACGCGTGTTGGAGAGATGCAAACATGGATTCCACGTTTATTGCATCCAGAAGTGGCTCTCCTCATCCCATTCTTCTTGTCCCACTTGCCGGACAAACATCTTCTCCTCCCCACCTCAACTTCACTCACAAAGCTTACCACTAACGAGTACACCTTAG
- a CDS encoding uncharacterized protein (unknown protein; BEST Arabidopsis thaliana protein match is: unknown protein (TAIR:AT5G47580.1); Has 31 Blast hits to 31 proteins in 6 species: Archae - 0; Bacteria - 0; Metazoa - 0; Fungi - 0; Plants - 31; Viruses - 0; Other Eukaryotes - 0 (source: NCBI BLink).) → MGCDSHGNLSDTEFSKPLPSIGVYVAAASLICGVAMFSDLLHGFRHRKFWFPCKFFSLNATTLTFISVCVKLSLDLNTSMPSRQDQLAKLSSSVFVCTVMANSMPSLGYMVTQDLLMNLTALGILVITDVVNICIQLGTGAIYVFPQEHALVIILMLLMFMILSFSAITVPATKRFLELKYKKRYEFALKQCPSYTERRRGVPKLKEDLMKFWMMAHTSSPQFVMARSVTCTTTGFLCFLIAITLAEAMVRSYFLQPRSLGFCNGDSDYKWSTTLVLVSQTAAVAIGTVAPASRWLKAVNFRCPFRNKKSLKDELRVESYWVECLAEKKERPLNFWMLHGRCSRKLAHDLNRLMLDICIATQYGIVLASKFLRFITVYCSSRILLCCFHFTFKSDSVANAESSGSNPSTRQFVLHLEGEEEMVDYMARSNRVATDHLIQKGRKKQPVNLIELLEATTFISKGFEGIRDFDSDEVSSLASGEPPNSWALPLVTLTSIAVALPNIKPCSLKKLVKAVNEALVYVNKFEEVLDIEGELANSRKAAEVVWLGVDLYHKWLNVDLRKLSKQHSKTPQEVLKELVDIAQKEFTESWEKNRILCMKHKPSHWPIKTQAANSMYRISQTLLMKYESRNIETEETLLKDVEKMVSDIVSGCFCNTAQVIGMKCLVTAVEVREASVREAAMHLGRTEKILEIVDRRCMPALSHHKVAKIDEWREFYRTNKSITFTHPSSQCTTRELIINLE, encoded by the coding sequence ATGGGTTGCGACTCACATGGAAATCTAAGCGACACAGAGTTCAGCAAGCCGTTGCCATCCATAGGTGTATATGTCGCTGCAGCTTCACTGATCTGTGGAGTTGCTATGTTTTCCGATCTTCTTCACGGCTTCCGGCACCGTAAGTTCTGGTTTCCTTGCaaattcttctctctcaacGCTACCACTCTCACCTTTATCTCTGTATGCGTCAAACTCTCATTGGATCTCAACACTTCTATGCCTAGTCGCCAAGATCAGCTTGCTAAACTCAGCAGCAGCGTCTTCGTATGCACCGTGATGGCTAATTCCATGCCTTCTCTTGGTTACATGGTCACGCAAGATCTCCTCATGAACCTCACGGCTCTTGGGATTCTAGTCATCACCGATGTTGTTAACATCTGTATCCAATTGGGTACAGGAGCTATATATGTGTTCCCTCAAGAACACGCTCTGGTCATTATTCTCAtgcttttgatgtttatgatCTTGAGTTTCTCTGCTATCACTGTCCCAGCCACAAAGCGTTTCTTGGAGCTCAAGTACAAGAAGAGATACGAGTTTGCTTTGAAGCAGTGTCCTTCGTatacagagagaagaagaggggTTCCTAAGCTTAAAGAAGATCTGATGAAATTCTGGATGATGGCTCACACTTCTAGCCCTCAGTTTGTGATGGCTCGCTCTGTTACTTGCACCACCACtggtttcctctgtttcttgattgCAATCACATTGGCTGAAGCCATGGTCCGGTCTTACTTTCTTCAACCCCGGTCACTAGGGTTCTGCAATGGAGATTCTGATTACAAATGGTCAACCACTTTGGTTCTAGTCTCCCAGACAGCTGCAGTGGCCATAGGAACCGTTGCTCCAGCGAGCAGATGGCTCAAGGCAGTGAACTTTAGGTGTCCATttagaaacaagaaatctTTGAAAGATGAGTTAAGAGTAGAGAGTTATTGGGTAGAGTGTCTCGCTGAGAAGAAAGAACGTCCCTTGAACTTTTGGATGCTCCATGGTCGCTGCAGCAGGAAGCTTGCACACGACTTAAACCGGTTGATGCTTGATATCTGCATTGCAACACAGTATGGTATAGTGCTGGCTAGCAAGTTTCTCCGTTTCATCACGGTCTATTGTTCGAGTAGAATCTTGCTatgttgttttcatttcaCCTTCAAAAGTGATTCTGTTGCAAACGCTGAGTCCTCCGGTTCAAATCCATCAACCAGACAATTCGTTCTGCATCTTGAAGGAGAGGAGGAGATGGTGGACTACATGGCACGTAGCAACCGTGTGGCCACAGACCACTTGATACAAAAGGGTCGGAAGAAACAACCTGTAAACTTGATAGAGCTCTTGGAGGCAACAACTTTCATCTCAAAAGGATTTGAAGGGATTCGAGATTTTGACAGCGACGAGGTTTCTTCTCTGGCCTCTGGAGAGCCACCTAATAGTTGGGCCCTTCCATTGGTAACACTGACGAGTATCGCTGTCGCTCTTCCTAACATCAAGCCTTGCTCGCTCAAGAAGTTAGTGAAAGCTGTAAACGAGGCATTGGTCTATGTCAACAAGTTCGAAGAGGTCTTAGACATCGAAGGAGAGTTAGCTAACAGCAGGAAAGCTGCAGAAGTTGTTTGGTTAGGAGTTGATCTCTACCATAAATGGCTCAACGTGGATCTTCGAAAACTATCCAAGCAACATAGCAAAACACCACAGGAAGTTCTTAAAGAGCTGGTAGATATAGCACAAAAAGAGTTTACAGAGTCATGGGAGAAAAATCGGATACTATGCATGAAGCATAAGCCCTCGCACTGGCCCATCAAGACTCAAGCAGCAAACTCAATGTACCGAATCAGCCAAACCCTTTTGATGAAGTACGAATCAAGAAACATTGAAACAGAGGAGACTCTGTTGAAAGATGTGGAAAAGATGGTATCGGACATAGTATCAGGATGCTTTTGCAACACGGCACAAGTTATTGGaatgaagtgtttggttacAGCAGTGGAAGTGAGGGAAGCGTCGGTGAGAGAAGCGGCAATGCATTTGGGGAGAACAGAGAAGATACTTGAGATCGTAGACAGGAGATGCATGCCTGCTTTGTCTCATCACAAAGTGGCAAAGATTGATGAATGGAGAGAGTTTTATAGGACCAATAAATCCATCACTTTCACTCATCCTTCGTCCCAGTGTACGACCCGTGAACTCATTATCAACCTAGAATAA
- a CDS encoding uncharacterized protein (unknown protein; FUNCTIONS IN: molecular_function unknown; INVOLVED IN: heat acclimation; LOCATED IN: cellular_component unknown; EXPRESSED IN: 12 plant structures; EXPRESSED DURING: 7 growth stages; BEST Arabidopsis thaliana protein match is: unknown protein (TAIR:AT5G47580.1).), which translates to MGCDSHGNLSDTEFSKPLPSIGVYVAAASLICGVAMFSDLLHGFRHRKFWFPCKFFSLNATTLTFISVCVKLSLDLNTSMPSRQDQLAKLSSSVFVCTVMANSMPSLGYMVTQDLLMNLTALGILVITDVVNICIQLGTGAIYVFPQEHALVIILMLLMFMILSFSAITVPATKRFLELKYKKRYEFALKQCPSYTERRRGVPKLKEDLMKFWMMAHTSSPQFVMARSVTCTTTGFLCFLIAITLAEAMVRSYFLQPRSLGFCNGDSDYKWSTTLVLVSQTAAVAIGTVAPASRWLKAVNFRCPFRNKKSLKDELRVESYWVECLAEKKERPLNFWMLHGRCSRKLAHDLNRLMLDICIATQYGIVLASKFLRFITVYCSSRILLCCFHFTFKSDSVANAESSGSNPSTRQFVLHLEGEEEMVDYMARSNRVATDHLIQKGRKKQPVNLIELLEATTFISKGFEGIRDFDSDEVSSLASGEPPNSWALPLVTLTSIAVALPNIKPCSLKKLVKAVNEALVYVNKFEEVLDIEGELANSRKAAEVVWLGVDLYHKWLNVDLRKLSKQHSKTPQEVLKELVDIAQKEFTESWEKNRILCMKHKPSHWPIKTQAANSMYRISQTLLMNSGSEGSVGERSGNAFGENREDT; encoded by the exons ATGGGTTGCGACTCACATGGAAATCTAAGCGACACAGAGTTCAGCAAGCCGTTGCCATCCATAGGTGTATATGTCGCTGCAGCTTCACTGATCTGTGGAGTTGCTATGTTTTCCGATCTTCTTCACGGCTTCCGGCACCGTAAGTTCTGGTTTCCTTGCaaattcttctctctcaacGCTACCACTCTCACCTTTATCTCTGTATGCGTCAAACTCTCATTGGATCTCAACACTTCTATGCCTAGTCGCCAAGATCAGCTTGCTAAACTCAGCAGCAGCGTCTTCGTATGCACCGTGATGGCTAATTCCATGCCTTCTCTTGGTTACATGGTCACGCAAGATCTCCTCATGAACCTCACGGCTCTTGGGATTCTAGTCATCACCGATGTTGTTAACATCTGTATCCAATTGGGTACAGGAGCTATATATGTGTTCCCTCAAGAACACGCTCTGGTCATTATTCTCAtgcttttgatgtttatgatCTTGAGTTTCTCTGCTATCACTGTCCCAGCCACAAAGCGTTTCTTGGAGCTCAAGTACAAGAAGAGATACGAGTTTGCTTTGAAGCAGTGTCCTTCGTatacagagagaagaagaggggTTCCTAAGCTTAAAGAAGATCTGATGAAATTCTGGATGATGGCTCACACTTCTAGCCCTCAGTTTGTGATGGCTCGCTCTGTTACTTGCACCACCACtggtttcctctgtttcttgattgCAATCACATTGGCTGAAGCCATGGTCCGGTCTTACTTTCTTCAACCCCGGTCACTAGGGTTCTGCAATGGAGATTCTGATTACAAATGGTCAACCACTTTGGTTCTAGTCTCCCAGACAGCTGCAGTGGCCATAGGAACCGTTGCTCCAGCGAGCAGATGGCTCAAGGCAGTGAACTTTAGGTGTCCATttagaaacaagaaatctTTGAAAGATGAGTTAAGAGTAGAGAGTTATTGGGTAGAGTGTCTCGCTGAGAAGAAAGAACGTCCCTTGAACTTTTGGATGCTCCATGGTCGCTGCAGCAGGAAGCTTGCACACGACTTAAACCGGTTGATGCTTGATATCTGCATTGCAACACAGTATGGTATAGTGCTGGCTAGCAAGTTTCTCCGTTTCATCACGGTCTATTGTTCGAGTAGAATCTTGCTatgttgttttcatttcaCCTTCAAAAGTGATTCTGTTGCAAACGCTGAGTCCTCCGGTTCAAATCCATCAACCAGACAATTCGTTCTGCATCTTGAAGGAGAGGAGGAGATGGTGGACTACATGGCACGTAGCAACCGTGTGGCCACAGACCACTTGATACAAAAGGGTCGGAAGAAACAACCTGTAAACTTGATAGAGCTCTTGGAGGCAACAACTTTCATCTCAAAAGGATTTGAAGGGATTCGAGATTTTGACAGCGACGAGGTTTCTTCTCTGGCCTCTGGAGAGCCACCTAATAGTTGGGCCCTTCCATTGGTAACACTGACGAGTATCGCTGTCGCTCTTCCTAACATCAAGCCTTGCTCGCTCAAGAAGTTAGTGAAAGCTGTAAACGAGGCATTGGTCTATGTCAACAAGTTCGAAGAGGTCTTAGACATCGAAGGAGAGTTAGCTAACAGCAGGAAAGCTGCAGAAGTTGTTTGGTTAGGAGTTGATCTCTACCATAAATGGCTCAACGTGGATCTTCGAAAACTATCCAAGCAACATAGCAAAACACCACAGGAAGTTCTTAAAGAGCTGGTAGATATAGCACAAAAAGAGTTTACAGAGTCATGGGAGAAAAATCGGATACTATGCATGAAGCATAAGCCCTCGCACTGGCCCATCAAGACTCAAGCAGCAAACTCAATGTACCGAATCAGCCAAACCCTTTTGATGAA CAGTGGAAGTGAGGGAAGCGTCGGTGAGAGAAGCGGCAATGCATTTGGGGAGAACAGAGAAGATACTTGA
- a CDS encoding Auxin-responsive family protein (Auxin-responsive family protein; CONTAINS InterPro DOMAIN/s: Cytochrome b561, eukaryote (InterPro:IPR004877), Uncharacterised conserved protein UCP037471 (InterPro:IPR017214), Protein of unknown function DUF568, DOMON-like (InterPro:IPR007613), DOMON related (InterPro:IPR005018), Cytochrome b561/ferric reductase transmembrane (InterPro:IPR006593); BEST Arabidopsis thaliana protein match is: Auxin-responsive family protein (TAIR:AT5G47530.1); Has 707 Blast hits to 703 proteins in 123 species: Archae - 1; Bacteria - 11; Metazoa - 103; Fungi - 98; Plants - 467; Viruses - 0; Other Eukaryotes - 27 (source: NCBI BLink).), whose product MSNHMSIMKFLNQILCLSLILSISMTTLSFAQTCSKYKFSSNNVFDSCNDLPFLDSFLHYTYESSTGSLHIAYRHTKLTSGKWVAWAVNPTSTGMVGAQAIVAYPQSDGTVRVYTSPIRSYQTSLLEGDLSFNVSGLSATYQNNEIVVLASLKLAQDLGNGGTINTVWQDGSMSGNSLLPHPTSGNNVRSVSTLNLVSGVSAAAGGAGGSSKLRKRNIHGILNGVSWGIMMPLGAIIARYLRVAKSADPAWFYIHVFCQASAYIIGVAGWATGLKLGGDSPGIQYSTHRAIGIALFSLATVQVFAMFLRPKPEHKHRLYWNIYHHTIGYTIIILGVVNVFKGLGILSPKKQWKNAYIGIIVVLAIVATLLEAFTWYVVIKRRKLEAKTAQHGASNGTRSQYA is encoded by the exons ATGAGTAATCATATGTCCATTATGAAGTTCTTGAATCAAAtcctctgtctctctcttATCCTCTCCATATCCATGACTACTCTTTCCTTTGCTCAGACATGTTCTAAATACAAGTTCTCCAGCAACAATGTCTTTGACTCTTGCAACGATCTTCCTTTTCTTGATTCCTTCCTCCATTACACTTACGAGTCTTCCACCGGGAGCCTCCACATTGCTTATCGCCACACTAAGCTCACCTCTGGTAAATGGGTTGCTTGGGCTGTGAACCCAACGTCTACGGGAATGGTGGGAGCTCAAGCCATCGTTGCTTATCCACAATCAGATGGTACTGTCAGGGTTTACACTTCTCCCATCAGAAGCTACCAGACGAGTCTACTAGAGGGTGATCTGAGTTTCAATGTCTCTGGTTTGTCTGCAACTTACCAGAACAATGAGATCGTTGTGTTGGCAAGTCTGAAGCTTGCACAGGATCTTGGGAATGGTGGAACCATTAACACAGTGTGGCAAGATGGGTCAATGTCTGGGAACAGTCTTCTGCCTCATCCAACTTCTGGCAACAATGTTCGATCAGTGTCAACTCTCAATCTGGTATCCGGTGTTTCAGCAGCTGCAGGAGGAGCTGGAGGAAGTTCCAAGCTTCGCAAACGCAAT ATTCATGGAATATTGAATGGAGTGAGCTGGGGAATCATGATGCCACTAGGGGCAATCATTGCTCGATACTTGAGAGTAGCCAAATCAGCAGACCCTGCTTGGTTCTACATTCACGTTTTCTGCCAGGCTTCTGCTTACATCATCGGTGTTGCCGGATGGGCCACTGGTCTCAAACTCGGTGGCGACTCACCAGGGATTCAGTACAGCACCCACCGTGCCATCGGGATCGCTCTCTTCTCTCTAGCGACAGTTCAG GTGTTTGCGATGTTTCTGAGGCCAAAACCAGAGCACAAGCATAGGCTCTACTGGAACATTTACCACCACACGATCGGCTACACGATAATCATCCTAGGGGTGGTGAACGTTTTCAAAGGGCTAGGCATATTGAGTCCCAAGAAGCAGTGGAAAAATGCCTACATCGGTATCATTGTTGTTCTCGCCATTGTGGCCACCCTACTCGAAGCCTTCACCTGGTATGTAGTCattaaaagaaggaaactggAGGCTAAAACGGCTCAGCATGGAGCATCTAACGGCACTCGGTCTCAGTATGCTTAA